The following coding sequences lie in one Colius striatus isolate bColStr4 chromosome 14, bColStr4.1.hap1, whole genome shotgun sequence genomic window:
- the CEBPA gene encoding CCAAT/enhancer-binding protein alpha, with amino-acid sequence MEQANFYEVDSRPPMSSGQHHQLQTPLPGSAYSYREASSAAAPAPGSAELGDICENENSIDISAYIDPAAFNDEFLADLFQHSKQQEKAKAILAGDFDFHSMHGAGAAASAPGHQQQHHQQPLFGCVAGYMDGKLDPLYERIAAPGLRPLVIKQEPREEEEVKSAALSALYPHHAPQQHPSHLQYQIAHCAQTTMHLQPGHPTPPPTPVPSPHHPHHPHPPGSLPAAGALKMMPADHRSKSKKTVDKNSNEYRVRRERNNIAVRKSRDKAKQRNVETQQKVLELTTDNERLRKRVEQLTRELETLRGIFRQLPESSLVKAMGSCA; translated from the coding sequence ATGGAGCAAGCCAACTTCTACGAGGTCGATTCCCGGCCCCCGATGAGCAGCGGCCAGCACCACCAGCTCCAGACTCCCCTGCCCGGCAGCGCCTACAGCTACAGAGAGGCTTCCTCGGCGGCAGCACCTGCTCCGGGCAGCGCGGAGCTCGGCGACATCTGCGAGAACGAGAATTCCATCGACATCAGCGCCTACATCGACCCCGCCGCTTTCAACGACGAGTTCCTGGCCGACCTCTTCCAGCACAGCAAGCAGCAGGAGAAAGCCAAGGCCATCCTGGCCGGGGATTTCGACTTCCACAGCATGCATGGggccggcgccgccgcctcggcGCCGGGGCACCAacagcagcaccaccagcagccgCTCTTCGGCTGCGTGGCCGGCTACATGGACGGCAAGCTCGACCCTCTCTACGAGCGCATCGCCGCGCCCGGCTTGCGGCCGCTGGTGATTAAACAGGAGCCccgcgaggaggaggaggtcaAGTCGGCGGCCCTCTCGGCCCTCTATCCCCACCACGCTCCGCAGCAGCACCCGTCCCACCTGCAGTACCAGATCGCCCACTGCGCCCAGACCACCATGCACCTCCAGCCCGGGCACCCCACGCCGCCCCCCACGCCCGTGCCCAGCCCGCACCACCCGCACCACCCGCACCCCCCCGGCAGCCTGCCGGCCGCCGGCGCCCTCAAGATGATGCCCGCGGACCACCGGAGCAAATCGAAAAAGACAGTGGACAAGAACAGCAACGAGTACCGGGTGCGCCGGGAGCGCAACAACATCGCGGTGCGCAAGAGCCGGGACAAGGCCAAGCAGCGCAACGTGGAGACTCAGCAGAAGGTGCTGGAGCTCACCACCGACAACGAGCGGCTGCGCAAGCGGGTGGAGCAGCTCACCCGGGAGCTGGAGACTCTGCGGGGCATCTTCAGGCAGCTGCCCGAGAGCTCGCTGGTGAAGGCCATGGGCAGCTGCGCCTAA
- the CEBPG gene encoding CCAAT/enhancer-binding protein gamma — protein MSKISQQNTATDANGVSVIHTQAHTSGLQQVPQLVPVSPGGGGKAVPPSKQGKKNSFVDRNSDEYRQRRERNNMAVKKSRLKSKQKAQDTLQRVNQLKEENERLEAKIKLLTKELSVLKDLFLEHAHNLADNVQPVGTETTTTNPENSGQ, from the coding sequence ATGAGCAAGATATCCCAACAGAACACCGCTACAGATGCGAACGGAGTCAGCGTGATTCACACCCAGGCACACACCAGTGGTTTGCAGCAGGTTCCCCAGCTGGTGCCCGTCAGTCCTGGTGGTGGAGGCAAAGCTGTGCCTCCAAgcaaacagggaaagaaaaattcctTTGTGGATAGAAACAGTGATGAGTATCGGCAGCGCAGAGAGCGGAACAACATGGCAGTGAAAAAGAGCCGGttaaaaagcaagcagaaagcACAGGACACGCTGCAAAGGGTCAACCAGCTCAAGGAGGAAAATGAACGTTTAGAGGCAAAAATTAAGCTCCTGACCAAGGAGCTGAGTGTACTGAAAGACTTGTTCCTTGAGCACGCGCACAATCTTGCAGACAATGTGCAACCTGTTGGCACTGAAACCACCACAACAAATCCAGAAAACAGTGGACAGTAG